CCGAAGCCTGGTGCGGTTGACAGCGGGAAACCCCGTGGAGTAGATTCATTTTTGCCCATGGGGGACAAGCCGTTCGACATCGACGGGGTCTTCCGTTACCTGCGCGGTGACTTGCGCCGGGTCGAACGGGCGCTGCTATCCAACCTGAAGTCCCCCGTTTCCCTGATACCGATCGTCGGCGAGCACATCACCCTTTCCGGCGGCAAGAGGTTCCGGCCGGCGGTACTTCTGCTTTCCGCCGAGGCTTGCGGCTACACCGGCCACCGCCGGACCGTCATGGCTGTGGTCACCGAATACATGCACGCGGCGACCCTTCTGCACGACGACGTGGTCGACCTTGGAAAGGTGCGCCGGGGCCGGCCCTCCGCCAACATAGTTTTCGGAAATTCGGTCAGCATACTGGTGGGGGATTTCCTGTTCGCGCGCGCCTCGCAGTTGATGACGGATGACGGCGACATCGACGTGCTGGGAATCTACGCGCGGACGCTGGTTTCCCTATCCGAGGGGGAGGTCCTCCAACTCATGAAATCCGGCGATCCCGGGATCGCCGAGAAGGATTACCTCAGGGTAGTATTCAACAAGACGGCCTCGCTTATCGCGGCGGCGAGCGAAACGGGCGCTGTTCTTGCCGGGGCCGGAGACGAATACC
This Deltaproteobacteria bacterium DNA region includes the following protein-coding sequences:
- a CDS encoding polyprenyl synthetase family protein, whose product is MGDKPFDIDGVFRYLRGDLRRVERALLSNLKSPVSLIPIVGEHITLSGGKRFRPAVLLLSAEACGYTGHRRTVMAVVTEYMHAATLLHDDVVDLGKVRRGRPSANIVFGNSVSILVGDFLFARASQLMTDDGDIDVLGIYARTLVSLSEGEVLQLMKSGDPGIAEKDYLRVVFNKTASLIAAASETGAVLAGAGDEYRRRLFDYGKAVGIAFQLMDDILDYTGTEKELGKRPRQDLREGKVTLPLIHALRTATPGDRKGVTALLAKKKRTEREISLLARFVERNGGLEYTVRSARAYVDRGKRLLSTLPPTNARAALMSLSDFIVSRSY